Below is a genomic region from Eupeodes corollae chromosome 1, idEupCoro1.1, whole genome shotgun sequence.
tcattttggagaaagtaagattattgcacttgatatttcaaaagcatttgatagagtttggcaccaagctctcttatagaaaatgcgtgcttttggtattgatgaatcgcTTCTTCGTTCGATTAGAAACTActtttctaaccgttcaatacaagttgtattggatggttctAAGtgtgaaattcataaaataaatgctggtgttccccagggctcggttttgtctccgactctctttcttatattcataaatgatcttttgtctgccacttctaatcccgCCGCCGACGACAGTTCACTCAGCTTTTCACATTCAAACGGCAATCggttgtcgatcgtctcttatggagatggcgcatcAATtaaacattcacctctgttgggtgccgggccacagagacatcacaggaaactGAGGAGCCGATGAAATCGCTAAAAATAGAaacgtcatacctatttcaccagAAAGGGAGAAGAGAGGTATACAtataaacttctgctaaaagaaacagctcttATAATAACTCAAGGTGGCACAATTTGCCAACGTGctcagccacaaaactcatatggctttcactggacctaaagcgctctaaagacttgttatctgaaagcagacttcatattagctccctaataggtgtccttacgggagactgtcttataggcagacaatCAATACGACTTGATATAgcttcaaatgacttctgcaggagctgtatgggcgaggaagaagaggaaacaatctctcaccttctctgcacttgcctgctctttcactaagacgcaaacttcatctgggagccTACCTTTTTggtaatcccagtgaactagctaataaggatatcaaatatcttcttcgctttgtaaaaagctcaaaatggaacgactagtaagaagtaattctctaaatttatgtggtatcacaatgggccttttcttttagcctaagtgtgtggattctgtatccgcagccacttcaacctaacctaacctaagtccCTGCATAGCTAGTTCGTTGTGTCGTATCGGCAGGACATTATTTTGGCTGTCGACACAAAACATAGAATTTTCCATTCGAGGATTTTAAGGACCACCTGGGAAAgagtccatgcttttgcaccaTACAATAAGACTGGGATGATCaaggttttgtacagtgtctcctTGGAACTTCGCGATAGGGGCTAATTCCTCAATTGcttacttaggccaaagaaacagcgattagcaagagtaattctacgtttgatttTAGCTCTGATGCCATTTGCAGAGTAAGCAACAGTACCCAGGTAAATACGTTCagttaccacctcgaagttattCCTATCAATGGTCACGTTTTGACCGAGTTTACGATGGGAATCGAATGTATTTGATGACAGTACATACTTCGTATTGTCATCGTTAATTACAAGACTCATTTTGTTCGCTCCAGACTCTATACCGGAAAAGGCAAACGCAACTGCTCGTTTTGGATCATTCCATAATGTCGAAGGCATCTGCGTGtccactgtcataagctgctttcaTATTTTGGttatgagttggtgcatgcttttTAACAAATCAGCTCCCGCGTGCTTGAAAAGCTCCTCCTGTAAACCGTCATCACCGGcagctttgttcgacttcagcctggtgataGCATTCAGTTTGGGTGGGTGGAATTTCAGATCATCTACCAATTGGATTTGTCGGGGCTGCTCGTTGGCGGGATCGTGGGTTTCATTTCCATTAAGCAGCTGGTCAAAATGATGTTTCCACATTTTTAGCATGAGCTGCGTGTCCAATACAGTATTTTCCTCCTTACTTTTGTAGGCCCCATGGCGGATAGCGAATCCGGTTGTTTACCTCTTGACTCGTCTATAAAACTCCGCACCCGTTTCCTACTAAAGCATCCTTGGATTTCCTCGACTTTACGCTGCTCATGGgcctttttctttcttttgagctacgttgaatcttctcctcgtGGTTGATGCTCACGTAATAGCTTACATGGATATTCGTATGCGCAGTTTTGCATCAACTAGATGGTGGTCGAaatctatgttggctgatctgtacgtGCGAACGCCAAGTATGCTTAAGGAGTGTGTTTGTGGATATCCGGAAGGAGGAATCTAGTGCTACTCAGCACCATGTTCTTTTCGGCCAAGAAGTGGACAAGCCTCATTCCGTTTCTAGACGTAATGTCGTGAAGGCTATTTCTTCTTTCTACCAAAAATGACTTATTTACCAATCTTGGCATTAAGGACTCCCAAAAGAATTTTAACCACAGTCTTGGGGCATTGCTCAAAAGTTTTGGTGAGGATTCCATAAAATTCGAGTTAGAACTTTGCATAGTAGAAATCGCAGCCTACTATTTTCGTACTGTATGGTCCATTCTATCGGATTTACTGTAGTGCTGTCTCATCAGCTTTAATTTCTGCGAGGGCATCGACAAGCTGCTTTGCTTTGAGCGGCCGATTGAATGTACGCACATTCTATGTACGAACACGTAAATCGTTGTCCGTTTTTAGTTCCATTTGTCTGAGGatattacttgttttttatcACAATCGAGTTTTCCTTTCATGGCCGAGTTGTGAGGCTTGCGCATGAATTATGGACCTATAGAGCTGGTTTTTCAGAGCGATCTCTGGTCTTTTGCTCCTACTTCCTGAAAAGTTTCTCACAGCTTTGTATCCGGTGGTTCACCTGTTCACCTTTCGGCTTTACAGCGGGCACCACTAGGAGGTGACGATACAATTATGACCACCATATTACAAAAAAGATTCGCCTATTATCGTATGCCTTTTGTATAcggttaaaactttaaattgtattttagtaCATATGtcatagaaaaacttaaattgtttagaaaaaaagtcAAACTTGGTTAAACTTGTTGTGTTGTGTAGATTATTGCAGGAACTAGCAAATACCTACGTAATCTTTTCCTCAACAATAGAGATATGCATATACATATGAACAGTAGTGGCCATATCATTAGAAACGATTTTGTAACAATATTTGATAGCTTATCTTTGTTTTAGGAAATCTGTTTAGGTTAGTGGTTATTTAACCTTCTCTTGACGTCTGTCCACAAGTTCTCGATAAAATTTAATCCATGCTGTATGATTTGGATCTTTATCGTGGTGGAGAGCATAAATAATTGGCGTGTGTCCAAAAGAATGGGGCTCCATGACATTTTCCAAGATGGCTTTATAAACAAGCTAGTCCATTctattcattcatttttgattatattcttggtactaacctcttagtaagtaatgttggaaatgaaccaaccttcataactaaaactcgacaagaagtcttagacataactcttgtctcagatagtatacaccatatgatcttggactggaaggtatccaaagaacactcgttctctgatcatagatatatccagttcaatataaatgtggatgataacccgagtccattgacttttcgaaactatcggaaaactgaatGGGCTTCATACatgaactcattacagagtttactagaacctaaACTATCTAGTCCTccctctaacgctaatgaacttgacaacaaagtcaatgaccttacctcagctatgaacagatggctagaaattgcttgtccacttatacacataagaggaaagaggaaaccacaatggtgggcctcagagcttgactcgctaaggaaggaatgcaggaaactttccAACctggccaaagctgcaagactagcctctctttgggactcctacaaagaatcctaaagaaggcactaaggaaatccaagcgatatTCTTGGCGATCCtcctgtggcatgatagaagaaacttctgaagcctctaggttacggaaatttttttcaactaatccagctatgccaagctgcttgaaaaatacagacggctcctggacaaattcaagtaatgaatcgctgaacttactattggacactcactttcctggtagttctcttaccgaaacttgcaacagttttatacgtttaagttcaaatacaacatatccacaaggtctgatcacaaacgataagctacaatgggctctcaagagcttcaaaccatttaaagctgcaggaccagatggtataataccagtcgaattacaaaaggcttctgatataattgcaccaatccttgaggcaatttttaccagctgtctttacctggtcaatgttccctcggcatggagagaagttaaagttgtttttgtacCCAAGTTGCAAGATCTACagcctataagtctatcatcactCCTTcctaaaaccttggaaagattgattgatattcatttaagggcaagtattgatataAGGCTTCTGTCTTCGATTCAACGAACATATTGTAAAGGTAAGTCGTTGAAAAAAGCGTTAAACACGCtgtagtacgcaccatcgaatattccctccatcataaagagttcactatggttgctttccttgacatcgaaggtgcctttaacaacgtggacacatctgcactaacatcccTAAATGTAGAAAGTTCGcttggggagttaattcatttaatgcttactagcagaataattaactcaaaactgggcaactcttctggtagacgattcgttagtagagggacaccgcaaggtggtgttctatcccctctcctctggaacctagtggtgaatgaaatcctaactagccttgatgcggagggtttcagagtgatagcctatgcaaTTGACGTTgatatagcagtttcaggaaagcatcttaatatcctaaaagaactcttacaaaatgccttggacagactaatactttgggctgatcggtgtggactgggtgttaacccacacaaaaccgatctggtttTATTTGTCAATCCTCCCTATAtttaaggaatccaattaaaattctcagacgaggctaaatacctgggtcttgtcttagataaaaaaaaaactaaattggaaacgcaacgtacaggaaagagtcaaaaaagctgctgtagctattggtaataaatggggtttacaacccagaatcacgcattggctatacacatcggtaatcagaccgattttaacgtacggtgtggcagtatggtggactgctttagagaaaggtataaacagggataagttaaataaagtccaacgttcagcctgcctatgtataagcggatcgctgcgcacgaccccgtctgcggcactggacaccttgctctaccttacacctcttgacatatttagcaaacaaatagcggCAAGCTTTGCTATTcgccgcctcaatgcttcgtcgcagtggactaacaacaacattggccactccgtaattctaaggtacttagaatcaattccaaagcacacagactacaccatcccccaactacaattcgacacaaacttccagatttctatacctaccagatctttttgggaggataggacattcttagaggatgagtcaatccacttttacacagatggctcaaaaattaaagaaggggttggtggaggtgtgtactctgaacgactgaaattaagtctctcattccgccttcccaatcattgtagcgtgttccaggcgggaCTTTTGGCGATTagagaagtcttgtcttggctcaaagaaaacgtgatatcaacatctgatatccgtattttctctgacagccaggccgctattaaatctctggactctggtCTCTACAAAACTGTATAActgtccataactgtcgatcatctctaatggaaatGGCGCAAcggtttaatattcacctttgctgggtgccgggccatagagacattccaagtaactgtaaggcagatgaactcgccaggaacggtacagtacagccgacgccaccacgtttggcaagtactggcataccaatcgctacttgtaaactgctgctaatgtaAGACGCTGTGAGGATGGCAGGCACCGAgtcaaaaaaaacatctggccaacactggatttaaaacattcaaggtgcttgctctctctaagcagatcgcatataagctcgataataggtgtcataaccggacactgtctaataggaaagcacgccacgagactaggcgtattctcaaatgacttgcagaagctgtatggactaGGAAGAGGAacaaacggttcttcatcttctctgcttGAGCTTAGGAgtaagcctcaagattcatgtggcatcacaatgggccattaaactggcctaagtgtgtccgtttccatcttggacagccactataacctaacctaacctagtgcATTCAACCATTTATCCTTACTAATGGGCCAACTCCATGCCACGATATCGCACTGCAAACCATTATGTTTCCTCCTCCATGCTTAACGTTCTTCAAAGTATATTTAGGATCCAATTCTTTCTTTTGAGGACGTCTAACATAAATTTGACTATTTGGCCCGAATAAGTTAAATTTGGATTCATCACTCCAAAGTATGTTTTTCTAGAAGACCATTGGTTTATTATCTTGAAGCTTAGCAAAAGTCAAACGCCTCTTCAAATTCTTTTTGGAAACTTGCCTTATAGTTCTAGCTGATAAGTCTTGACCCGATTGGGGTGAAATTTTTGCAAAAGTATCGGCTTTGCTAATTCGGCATTATTAATCTGTCTTATGTTGGGAtttattttggatcttttggtttttttattgGGGTTTCAATGCTTCCAGTCTTTTTATATAGTTAAATTGCATCAAATACCATATTATTGAGCAACTAAGCCTTTAACTATGGAATCCATTGACTCGTTTTCTAATTGACTGCACTACTTAGGTAACGGAATAACACttgtttaattataaacaaatattaaaattagtgCATTAACcaacatttctttaaatgactttaaattttttgaatcttttgcCTGCGGAGTTCATCATTGAACCACCTTTCTTTTCAGTCTTTTAAGTGTGttagaatattatttttcctCCTTTCGTCCAAATCTTGATCGATGCTAAAATCACTATATCTTGATATAACACAATTTAGATTAGCCTAATATCGTATGCCCTTTATATACGGTGTAACCTTTAAATTGTGTTGAATTATGTCCCAGAAAACGTACAAATTGGTCAGAAAAAATCAAACTTGGTTTAACCTGTTGTGTTGTGTAGATTTGTGTAGGGAAAAAGTTAATACCTACGTGATCTTTTTCTCCCCAACAGAGATATGAATGTAGTACATACAGTGATGGAAAATATAATAGAATGTTGTATGTAAGAATTCTTACTAAGTTCAATATAAGACCTAATTCGTCTAAAACTTATTCGTAAATATTTGTATCCACCCATTATCTAACCTAGGGAAGTATGTTTCGTATTTCTCTTCACTGCAAGTGGACATTGTTgtatatatttctattttttattttaaccaacAAAAGTCTTCTAATAATTGTTTATAGTATTAAAGTAAGATAAATTTAAACTCTGTGATTTCTGTAATAATGGGGAAATTCAAAGGTATGTCATTGAattctgattttatttaaatacttttattttacctGAATGCAGTTGTTAATTTTCTGTTTACTTTTGTAAATGTTTAAACCTGTTGGGAATTAATTAGTAAATGACAAAAAGACTTGAGCCAAGATTTCTTTCTTCCGCGTCTGATCTTAGaaactagttttttttcattgttaataTATGGTGCTTtcatcaataaatcaattgctTCGAACGTTCTTtgaatacatttaatttaaattagtttttggatTAAGTTGgaatagttttttaagaatttaaaacatgcaacaaattacatttttgaaaagaacggtcttattttcttaataagcttaaatatttaaactaccAGAAGGCTTACTTACACAAAATCTCAGTATTTATTCAGTGAAAAGGACAAGCTTTACATTAcccgttttttgtttaaaaatctatccatagtatagtaggattttacacgaataacaaaaacaatatccatagtatgaataacaccgataaaagttggagtagaatcttactgcggatgggtttttgacatttatacgattctcgaatagatcttatgtgatttcgttgtcaaatgttggtaaaattgatattgcatttgtatctcgatggctttGTTCGTttagtagttgtgcatttggaattatgtattttccattggggaataaaatcaatctgttgttgttgatattatttagttttgttaatgaaaataaactaactgggcttattttgcaagagaaaacaatagaaaaaataattaagttttgctatgtttccaccaaaggtttatcttagtttagattaaataaatctttttgttgtttttaccgcacaagaagatttaaaaatgattaattctCTAATgccttattttttgatttggtttaaaaaatatgtttttacaaATATGGATGCGATAAGAACAaatcttaaattagtttttcaaaaaaatcaagtttttaccTTTTACAGGTGCAAATATTAACACCGCCTCAAGACGGGGTTAGGTTGTTAcgtgaaaaaaaacacacacaggtgaagttatgaaaataataatttattgactgaataaagctgaaaattaaagtaagaaaaaaagaaaagttactGAACAATGTGTGTATAGTTGGATATTATCTTAACGTTGATGAAAGTCAAAAAACACGACTTTGTGGTTGAATTGCAGAGATTCAATTTGCATTTGGTGCAATATGCCTGCGTTTCTGACTTACTCTCCGGAAATTTACAAGTCTTTTTGCCCTTGCGGTCATGAAATACGCACCAATGACCCACGTTGTCGTAGCGTACCCTCTGGGGTAGGGAAATAAGACATCTTTGGCTTGCGGGGTGGTGCTACTGCGACATATTTCTCAGAGTACCCTCGCTCTACTTTTCGCTTCGTCAACTCAGCATCGCTCGACAATTTAATGTTTGGCACTCGATTTGATCGCACGGTGCCCAAACTATATATACCACGGCTTCTTAGATACGTCAGCAAACACAACGACGtgtaaaaattatcaaaatatacAATATGGTTCACGTTGTCTGGAATTTTGTTAGACAAACGATCAACGACATTTGACGAGGCTCCGAGATCTGAAGCATTTTCTTGTACCACATTGTCTCCTGCACCAGAATAAATTTCCAAAGAATATGAAAAGCCCATATGATCACATAAAACAAACAGCTTGGTTCTCCACTTTGGTTTGGCTGGCGTATATTGCCGGGTAGGGCTACCACCCATTTTCGTAGCACACATCTGTTCGTCTACACATAGACGATGAAGCATCGGAACAGACCCAAAGCGTTCGTTGAAATGGGTTATTAGTGGTCGAACTCGATGCAACTTGTCGTATCCAGGCTGGCCATTCGGGATCATAGTCGAATTGTCATTGAAATGCAAGAACTGGCGAATTTGTTCGAAACTTATTCGTGACATTGTGGTTCGGATTGCTTCCAGCGAATATCTTCCCCAGTAAGAACGAACATTTGGATAGCGATATACAGACATGAAGAACATGATTCCAATAAAGTCGAACCTCTTGAACAATGGTAACAAATTTGGTTTCAATTTTGAAACCATACAAATCCATTTTATCAACTAGATATTGCATGAATTCATCTGTCACAAAGTAATGAAAGAAATCAAATGgtgttttcaaagcttttacTTCAGGAGGCAGCTCTTTTACTCCACGAAAAACGACTTCATTTACATGCAgctgcatattttttttctccacaACATGGATTTGAATTCTTGATTATCATTCTTCATTGCTTTCAAGACACCAACGAATTTGCCTCTTCTTGTAATTCGTTGTCATTCCAGTCgcgtttacgtttttttttgtcatctttGACAAGTTCCTCAATGATCTTCTTGACATTACTACCTACCAAAATCACTGATCAAATCACATCAGTAATGAGGAACTAACAAGAACAAGAACTGCCTGACCCCGCCTATAGACGGATGCAAGGAAACTTAATAAGTTTATACAAAAACACTACAcaacacaaaactttttttaataatcgatAAAAAACACTTATCTACTTACCTGTTGTTTTCCCAATTCTATTTGGCGAAAATTACTATttcctttttaatatttgaaaatcgtgtttgcgaaaaaatatttattttctgcttGCGACggtattttttactttaaaccaACCTAGCTTCCAAACGAACGCACTACAGCTATGCAtagaacaatattaaaactatagGTAAAGCTTATCAATTGAACATACCGTTACCTGTAAACACTTGTAAGCTTTACCCCGCCTAGAGGCATTGTGGGGCATAAGAGGGTTAAGTATGacattctaaaattcaaatagttGTTTTcgaagtgagatagtttgattcgtgttaaaaactttaaaaaaaaactttcttttatcccgaatagggttaaaagcatcagacctaaggaaaacgcatggttcgatgcgagctgtaaagaggttattagggttaagaagctaagtttccgttgttttaaagccagtCCAAcagaggaaaaccggaataagttcaagcaagccaggcaGGCCTGCAAcacctatattcgaaggaccaaatttttacatgaccaaaaattacgccaaaaatactacaatgtcccaaaggcagtacaaatttttggtcatttgtaaaaaatatgaggaattcttcctcttcctcggttcctacgctcgttgtgaatgacactccatttgttagctctttagagaaagcaaatctctttgttaggcagttcgccgccaattcaacgctgccagtgagtgttatgactccgcctgtacttgattgagttaatgattctatggggcaaatcttttttcgcactcctactttagcgagagtcctaaaagatcttaacatacataaatctgctggtccggatggtatccccgctattgttctgaagaggtgttcttcatcgctggcaaaaccactgcgtaagctttttcatctgtcctactcctcaggtctcgttccgagcggatggaaaaccgcatttgtccagcctattcccaaaaaaggcgaatctttctcaccgactaattatcgaccgattgcactaacgtcccttctttccaaggtcatggaaacgctgattaattatcagctcaagaaatatcttgaagaacggaagattcttaatgaccgacagtttggctttcgtagcaataggtccactggtgatctcatggttcatctcaccgaacagtggaaaaaatctttacatcgttttggagaaagtaagattattgcactagatatttctaaagcatttgatagggtttggcatcaggctctcttatcgaaaatgcgtgctttcggtttgcatgaatcactccttcattggattagtaattacctttcgaatcgttcaatacaagttgtattggatagattcaagtctgaaaaccacaaaataaatgctggtgtgccccagggctctgttctatctccaacactctttctcatttttattaatgatctcctgtctgcaacatctaatccaatacattgtttcgctgacggtagtactcttagcttttcatattcattttcagatTAACactcctcttcttcggatgtggaactgcaactgcaacgacaaaatatgataagctcattaaattccgacctaaacagcattgtacaatggggaataagaaaccgcgtggaatttaatgcttcgaaaacgcaatgctgtcttgtatctttaaagcgaaatataccccccctgccattatccataaatgacacttgcatcgaggaaactgaacatctcgatattcttggtatgtgtatcaccaaccaccttttgtggaacgatcacatacgcgatgtcggcaaaaatgccgcaagatgtttgggctttctaaggcgatgcaagaagtttttctcctcctctgatctggctgttatttacaaggcttatagcttgagtataactcccatatctgggctggtgctcctgcaacttacttaagcctattggatagtattgaacgtagagcatttagattgattggtgatattaccatcataagatcatttacgtcacttgaacatcgtcaaaatgtttcttgtctgaccctgttttaccgttattttaatggtttatgctctagagaaatagccagttgcaatcctccccttaaacagttcaaccgtaatactcgcgcttctaggaatgctcatcaatataccctcgagcccatcttagGTCGTTCTGTCAAGTacaaagattcgttctttagccgtactatgcgaatgtggaatgccttgccacactctgtctttccagctattgcaatattcaggaattcaaaaccaatgtgcaccgacatctcctttcaacccctctctccctttcctagtgctcacactgtgtctacataataagggtaatata
It encodes:
- the LOC129946578 gene encoding piggyBac transposable element-derived protein 1-like; this encodes MFFMSVYRYPNVRSYWGRYSLEAIRTTMSRISFEQIRQFLHFNDNSTMIPNGQPGYDKLHRVRPLITHFNERFGSVPMLHRLCVDEQMCATKMGGSPTRQYTPAKPKWRTKLFVLCDHMGFSYSLEIYSGAGDNVVQENASDLGASSNVVDRLSNKIPDNVNHIVYFDNFYTSLCLLTYLRSRGIYSLGTVRSNRVPNIKLSSDAELTKRKVERGYSEKYVAVAPPRKPKMSYFPTPEGTLRQRGSLVRIS